A region from the Medicago truncatula cultivar Jemalong A17 chromosome 6, MtrunA17r5.0-ANR, whole genome shotgun sequence genome encodes:
- the LOC11446693 gene encoding kunitz-type trypsin inhibitor-like 2 protein, with protein sequence MKHLLSLTLSFFIFVFITNLSLATSNDVEQVLDINGNPIFPGGQYYILPALRGPGGGGVRLGRTGDLKCPVTVLQDRREVKNGLPVKFTIPGISPGIIFTGTPLEIEYTKKPSCAASTKWLIFVDNVIGKACIGIGGPENYPGVQTLKGKFNIQKHASGFGYNLGFCVTGSPTCLDIGRFDNDEAGRRLNLTEHEVYQVVFVDAATYEAEYIKSVV encoded by the coding sequence ATGAAGCATCTTTTATCACTAACCCTTTCCTTCTTCATCTTTGTTTTCATCACCAATCTTTCACTAGCTACCTCAAATGATGTTGAGCAAGTATTAGACATAAATGGTAACCCCATTTTTCCAGGTGGTCAATACTACATTTTACCAGCACTTCGTGGCCCcggaggaggaggagtaagATTAGGAAGAACCGGTGATTTAAAGTGTCCGGTTACCGTCCTACAAGATCGTAGAGAAGTCAAAAATGGTCTACCAGTGAAATTCACCATACCAGGAATAAGTCCTGGTATAATTTTCACTGGTACACCACTTGAGATCGAGTACACGAAAAAACCTAGTTGTGCTGCATCAACAAAATGGTTAATATTTGTTGATAATGTTATTGGAAAAGCTTGTATTGGTATTGGTGGTCCTGAAAATTATCCTGGTGTGCAAACATTGAAGGGAAAATTTAATATTCAGAAACATGCATCTGGATTTGGTTATAACTTAGGGTTTTGTGTTACTGGATCTCCTACTTGTTTGGAtattggaagatttgataatgaTGAAGCTGGAAGACGTTTGAATTTGACTGAACATGAGGTTTATCAAGTTGTGTTTGTTGATGCTGCTACTTATGAAGCTGAGTATATTAAATCTGTTGTTTGA